Proteins found in one Ptychodera flava strain L36383 chromosome 16, AS_Pfla_20210202, whole genome shotgun sequence genomic segment:
- the LOC139152563 gene encoding uricase-like produces MASNIDADFIAEGTAYGKNGVKVLRVCRHGNMHHVKEVEVNTELTLATKKDYTHGDNSDIIPTDTQKNTVYALAKIKGISSIEQFGIDLCSHFLTHPQVIKTSMYIEETPWKRIDNSGKEHVHAFILKPEAIRFCQVVQEKYGKPSVSAGLKGMKVLKTTNSGFEGFVRDKYTTLPEVKDRFFSTTVFCRWKYDNLFSLDFDTAWETVKNTILDEFAGPPERGVYSPSVQMTMHLTANHAMAKISQISEVEMTMPNSHYFTIDMTKLGMENKDEVMLPADKPAGNIRLAMKRRDRAKL; encoded by the exons ATGGCAAGCAACATAGATGCAGATTTCATTGCTGAGGGAACTGCCTATGGAAAGAATGGTGTCAAAGTCTTACGTGTTTGTCGCCATGGAAACATGCATCATGTCAAGGAAGTTGAGGTGAATACTGAGCTGACCCTAGCAACTAAGAAAGATTACACACATGGCGACAACAGTGATATTATTCCGACTGATACTCAGAAAAACACGGTCTATGCTCTGGCTAAGATCAAAGGC ATTTCAAGCATTGAACAGTTTGGCATTGACTTATGCAGTCATTTCCTCACCCATCCACAAGTCATCAAAACCAGCATGTACATAGAGGAGACTCCATGGAAACGGATTGACAATTCTGGCAAAGAACATGTACATGCATTTATTTTGAAACCGGAAGCCATCAGGTTCTGCCAAGTTGTCCAAGAAAAATACG GCAAGCCATCAGTGAGTGCAGGTTTGAAGGGAATGAAAGTACTGAAAACAACTAATTCTGGTTTTGAAGGTTTCGTCAGGGATAAATACACAACCTTGCCAGAGGTTAAGGATAGATTTTTCAGCACAACTGTGTTCTGTAGATGGAAGTATGACAATCTATTCAGTCTTGATTTTGATACAGCTTG GGAGACAGTGAAAAATACCATCTTGGATGAATTTGCTGGGCCACCAGAGAGAGGAGTTTATTCTCCATCCGTGCAGATGACAATGCATCTCACTGCAAACCATGCTATGGCCAAAATTTCTCAG ATTTCTGAAGTTGAGATGACAATGCCAAATTCTCATTACTTTACCATTGATATGACTAAGCTTGGAATGGAAAACAAGGATGAG GTGATGCTGCCTGCCGATAAACCAGCAGGAAATATCAGACTAGCCATGAAGAGACGAGATAGAGCCAAGTTATAG